In Caldilineales bacterium, the following proteins share a genomic window:
- a CDS encoding O-antigen ligase family protein, with amino-acid sequence MRRLILLSALLLLLLALTGANLLLARRTAPPPLPVAPVAGHGQLMASLDLAGLNPKQAADIVGWMAEDGMKWVRLRLPWNEIEPEAGRTDWELLQAAIDAARAHDLRIVLLLDGAPNWAVKPEDAGNPLAPPRDVTDFGRFAEAVAGGYRDAVDIYQIWDEPNIQPHWGRGWVNPQGYFDLLREAANSIQRADPDAQIMLAQLAPTTANDTLNLPDTVFLDRLYELGAAEYFDLAAAAAYGFEQPPTADPGLDRLNFRRPELLRQVMERHDDAATPLWITAWGWWTPPARNSEADSPWGGIDPALLLGYQTDGLHLAQTQWPWAGPLAWADYYLTPTHDPRRAGFVQRAATGQPTAEGATLRGLAAAPIPLGTGNHPAGNPDTQTVTGIWRTGPNAIDPNPPGGASVQYEFEGRAVAVEIQRGPYWATLKAWIDGQPAPLLPRDEAGDAYIALNDPANAVTVVPLARDLPPGPHSLRLQASAGWGQWFLRRLIIDHAPWPRPYPFWPLTAALALALIVNGWYWLHAARSPAGREAVGRVQAGWESAIAVAARWPPSLHFPLAVALLAAFAFAPSLWLSLILLLILVVVLALRPSLAPALALVALPFFMRPKPLGPIGIPVHELLVWLGFGLWLLRRLLARLASPATVFPSVSASLRRLDLPVLIFLFVAIFAALAAERRGVAFYDLRTVILTPIAFYWLVSRSELDLPRLTDGLVLGALLVSGIGLYQFLGGQAPTAEGVPRILALYGSANNLALYLGRVLPLLVAGGIIGAGLRRWLYLLALVPIAAAAFLTFSKGLLLISFPAGLLILAIFEKRLRWPILVLALLAALALLPFLGAERFAGLFDTQSGTTFFRLQLWQSAWRMFLDHPWLGVGPDNFLYTYRSHYVLPSAWQELNLSHPHNLFLDLLTRLGLFGFVTGLWLLAASLLSALRLLAASSLPLSLRPSVSASLRPSVSASLRPSLPASLRPPVSASLPLSLRPLYLGLIAGLIAGLLHGLIDNSIFLVDLSLLTFLVVGVTRGVGDGEASRQVDR; translated from the coding sequence AAGTGGGTGCGGCTGCGCCTGCCCTGGAACGAGATCGAGCCGGAGGCGGGGCGCACGGACTGGGAATTGCTCCAGGCCGCCATCGACGCTGCCCGCGCCCATGATCTACGCATCGTCCTGCTCCTGGACGGCGCTCCGAACTGGGCTGTGAAGCCGGAGGACGCCGGCAATCCCCTCGCCCCGCCCCGCGACGTGACTGACTTTGGCCGCTTTGCCGAGGCTGTGGCCGGGGGCTACCGCGACGCTGTCGATATCTACCAGATTTGGGACGAGCCGAACATCCAGCCGCACTGGGGACGTGGCTGGGTCAACCCCCAGGGCTATTTCGATCTGTTGCGCGAGGCGGCCAACAGCATCCAGCGGGCCGACCCCGACGCCCAGATCATGCTGGCGCAACTCGCGCCCACTACCGCCAACGACACCCTCAACCTGCCCGACACGGTCTTTCTTGACCGGTTGTACGAACTGGGCGCAGCCGAATACTTTGACCTGGCTGCCGCCGCCGCCTACGGCTTCGAGCAGCCGCCCACCGCCGACCCTGGCCTCGACCGCCTCAACTTCCGCCGCCCAGAATTGCTGCGCCAGGTGATGGAGCGCCACGACGACGCCGCGACGCCGCTGTGGATCACGGCCTGGGGCTGGTGGACGCCGCCGGCCAGGAACAGCGAGGCCGATTCGCCCTGGGGAGGCATCGATCCCGCCCTGCTGCTCGGCTACCAGACCGACGGCCTCCACCTGGCCCAGACGCAGTGGCCGTGGGCCGGCCCTCTGGCCTGGGCCGACTACTACCTGACGCCCACGCATGACCCCCGCCGCGCCGGCTTCGTCCAACGCGCCGCCACCGGCCAGCCCACCGCGGAGGGCGCGACCCTGCGCGGCCTGGCTGCCGCGCCCATCCCGCTGGGAACCGGCAACCACCCCGCCGGCAATCCTGACACCCAAACCGTCACCGGCATCTGGCGCACCGGCCCCAACGCCATCGACCCCAACCCGCCCGGCGGCGCCTCGGTTCAGTACGAGTTCGAGGGCCGCGCCGTCGCCGTCGAAATCCAGCGCGGCCCCTACTGGGCGACCCTGAAAGCCTGGATCGACGGCCAACCCGCCCCCCTCCTCCCGCGCGACGAGGCTGGCGACGCCTACATCGCCCTCAACGACCCCGCCAACGCTGTCACCGTCGTCCCCCTGGCGCGCGATCTGCCGCCTGGCCCGCACAGCCTGCGCCTGCAAGCCTCGGCCGGCTGGGGCCAATGGTTCCTGCGCCGCCTGATCATCGATCACGCCCCCTGGCCGCGACCCTATCCCTTCTGGCCGCTGACGGCGGCGCTGGCCTTGGCGCTGATTGTCAACGGCTGGTATTGGCTGCACGCCGCCCGATCGCCGGCCGGTCGAGAGGCGGTCGGGCGGGTGCAGGCTGGTTGGGAGAGCGCCATCGCTGTGGCGGCCCGCTGGCCGCCATCGCTACACTTCCCCCTGGCGGTGGCTTTGCTGGCCGCCTTTGCTTTTGCCCCCAGCCTCTGGCTCAGCCTGATCCTGCTTCTGATCCTGGTTGTCGTCCTCGCCCTGCGGCCCTCGCTGGCCCCGGCTCTGGCGCTCGTAGCCCTGCCCTTCTTCATGCGGCCCAAGCCCCTCGGCCCCATCGGCATCCCCGTGCACGAACTGCTGGTCTGGCTTGGCTTCGGCCTCTGGCTCCTGCGCCGCCTCCTCGCCCGCCTCGCTTCACCCGCCACCGTTTTTCCCTCCGTCTCTGCGTCCCTGCGTCGCCTCGATCTCCCCGTCCTCATCTTCCTCTTCGTCGCCATCTTCGCCGCCCTTGCCGCCGAGCGCCGCGGCGTCGCCTTCTACGACCTGCGCACCGTCATCCTCACGCCCATCGCCTTCTACTGGCTCGTCAGCCGCAGCGAACTCGATCTCCCGCGCCTGACGGATGGCCTGGTTCTAGGTGCGCTGCTGGTCAGCGGCATCGGCCTGTATCAGTTCTTGGGCGGGCAGGCCCCCACCGCCGAGGGTGTGCCGCGCATCCTCGCCCTCTACGGCTCGGCCAACAACCTGGCCCTGTACCTGGGCCGGGTCTTGCCACTGCTGGTTGCGGGCGGTATCATTGGCGCAGGTTTGCGGCGCTGGCTCTACCTGCTGGCGCTCGTCCCCATTGCCGCCGCCGCCTTCCTGACTTTCTCGAAGGGCCTGCTGCTGATCAGCTTCCCTGCCGGCCTGCTCATCCTGGCCATCTTCGAGAAGCGCCTGCGCTGGCCGATCCTCGTCCTCGCCCTCCTTGCCGCCCTGGCCCTGCTCCCTTTCCTGGGCGCCGAACGCTTCGCCGGGCTGTTCGACACCCAAAGCGGGACGACTTTCTTCCGCTTGCAGCTTTGGCAAAGCGCCTGGCGGATGTTCCTCGACCATCCCTGGCTGGGCGTCGGCCCCGACAACTTCCTCTATACCTATCGCAGCCACTATGTGCTCCCCAGCGCCTGGCAGGAACTCAATCTCAGCCATCCCCACAACCTCTTCCTCGACCTCCTCACCCGACTCGGCCTCTTTGGCTTCGTGACCGGCCTCTGGCTCCTGGCCGCCTCCCTCCTCTCCGCCCTCCGCCTCCTAGCTGCGTCCTCCCTCCCCCTCTCCCTGCGTCCCTCCGTCTCTGCGTCCCTGCGTCCCTCCGTCTCTGCGTCCCTGCGTCCCTCCCTCCCTGCGTCCCTGCGTCCCCCCGTCTCTGCGTCTCTCCCTCTCTCCCTCCGTCCCCTCTACCTCGGCCTCATCGCCGGCCTCATCGCCGGCCTCCTCCACGGCCTCATCGACAACTCCATCTTCCTCGTCGATCTCAGCCTGCTCACCTTCCTCGTCGTTGGGGTGACGCGGGGGGTGGGAGATGGGGAGGCAAGTAGACAAGTAGACAGGTAG
- a CDS encoding SDR family oxidoreductase: MRILITGGAGFLGSHLCDRFLGEGHEVIVLDNLITGRLDNIRHHFGDPAFQFIKHDVTNHIHVPDALDAVLHFASPASPKDFTAIPIQILKVNSLGTHNTLGLALAKGARFLLASTSEVYGDPLVHPQPESYWGNVNPIGVRGVYDESKRFAEAITMAYHRAHGLDTRIVRIFNTYGPRMRLDDGRVIPNYISQALHGQPLTIYGDGSQTRSFCFVEDEVEGFRRLLASSEVEPVNIGNTNEVSMRDLAEVVNRLTGNPAGIVYRPLPADDPKLRRPDTTRAQTILGWQPTVDLEVGLQRTIDWFRARLSA, encoded by the coding sequence ATGCGCATCCTCATCACCGGCGGGGCCGGCTTCCTCGGCTCACATCTCTGCGACCGCTTCCTGGGCGAAGGACACGAGGTCATCGTCCTCGACAACCTCATCACCGGGCGGCTGGACAACATCCGCCACCACTTCGGCGACCCGGCCTTCCAGTTCATCAAGCATGATGTGACCAACCACATCCACGTCCCCGACGCCCTCGACGCCGTCCTTCACTTCGCCTCGCCCGCCAGCCCCAAAGACTTCACCGCCATCCCCATCCAGATCCTCAAGGTCAACTCGTTGGGCACGCACAACACCCTGGGCCTGGCCCTGGCCAAAGGCGCCCGCTTCCTGTTGGCCTCCACCTCCGAGGTCTATGGCGACCCACTGGTGCATCCGCAGCCCGAAAGCTACTGGGGCAATGTCAACCCCATCGGCGTGCGCGGGGTCTACGACGAATCCAAACGCTTTGCCGAGGCGATCACCATGGCCTACCACCGGGCGCACGGCCTCGACACCCGCATCGTCCGCATCTTCAACACCTATGGCCCGCGCATGCGGCTGGACGATGGCCGCGTCATCCCCAACTACATCAGCCAGGCCCTGCACGGCCAGCCGCTCACCATCTACGGCGATGGGTCGCAGACTCGCTCCTTCTGCTTTGTCGAGGACGAGGTGGAGGGTTTCCGTCGTCTCCTGGCCTCGTCCGAAGTCGAACCGGTCAACATCGGCAACACCAACGAGGTGAGCATGCGCGACCTGGCGGAAGTGGTGAACCGGCTGACTGGCAACCCGGCCGGCATCGTCTATCGGCCCTTGCCCGCCGACGACCCCAAGCTGCGCCGCCCCGACACCACCAGGGCGCAGACCATCCTCGGCTGGCAGCCCACGGTCGATCTCGAAGTTGGGCTGCAGCGCACCATCGACTGGTTCCGCGCCCGTCTTTCTGCCTAG